From a single candidate division WOR-3 bacterium genomic region:
- a CDS encoding TonB-dependent receptor, protein MLLLLLSLMISQITYEMDEVVVTAHRYPALLKDVTVAVMIIEREEIDKLNALNLGEVLNAAAGIDFKDYGTTGGVTSVSLRGVPSNGTLVLINGQPLNAVTNGMADLSMIDINTVERIEIVKGPVASLYGANALGGVVNIITHRELSKPDIAIKFTPSTTVIDDPLHTKDISIKLGLPIRKTQFDLSGNYGNSDGHRSNSDLTKYHITGSIVHKARSAELRAFINYSDKEYGIPGPLPFVDSLHPMPQFGDSTATSLFDREIDHSLMGNLGADLQVTDNVRWYSKIFADRKHTVFSTTYGGWLGDTISEKYDYLTHTLGLNTMLTVRAEKFAFALGLDATYDTLLTNTTSTQTGDTAWRASSSNIGVWTELQLHLTDAVSVTPSIRYDRNSAFGDFLSPGIGISYMPNEILWLKFSAGKTYRAPTFNDLYWPQSGNPDLEPEHGWAYELRAESSPRPNLFAAASLFLRSVKDRIAWLPEANNLWQPQNVNFLTIRGFDLELKHQIADFVEHNLEFTYLNARQKNDEIVYDYYDWVADTSLTISEEIERSAAFTPEYSVSSTFSFTLPGDFGLSISGQYASRRINYYANYDDYPAVYMDMKTLDDYLVVNAAISKKIFKNTRLTVGVKNMFNKEYSLQFGNAVEDRDYPMPGRVYFAQFNVKY, encoded by the coding sequence ATGCTGCTTTTGTTATTATCACTGATGATCAGCCAAATCACGTATGAAATGGATGAGGTCGTGGTCACGGCGCACCGCTATCCTGCCCTCTTGAAGGACGTCACGGTTGCGGTCATGATCATAGAACGCGAGGAAATAGACAAGCTAAATGCCCTCAATCTTGGTGAAGTACTCAACGCTGCTGCCGGCATCGATTTCAAAGACTACGGAACAACTGGCGGGGTGACCAGCGTGTCCTTGCGCGGAGTGCCTTCCAATGGCACCCTGGTTCTCATCAACGGACAGCCGTTGAACGCCGTCACCAATGGCATGGCTGACCTTAGTATGATCGACATAAACACGGTCGAAAGAATAGAGATCGTCAAAGGACCGGTTGCAAGTCTCTACGGCGCGAATGCGCTTGGCGGCGTCGTCAATATTATAACACACCGTGAACTGAGCAAACCAGACATCGCGATAAAGTTCACGCCTTCAACAACGGTAATAGACGATCCTCTTCACACAAAAGACATATCGATCAAACTTGGATTGCCGATACGGAAAACACAGTTTGACCTCAGTGGCAATTACGGCAATTCTGATGGGCACAGGAGCAACAGCGATCTGACAAAATACCATATTACAGGCTCAATTGTTCACAAGGCCAGAAGCGCAGAATTGCGAGCGTTCATAAACTACAGTGACAAAGAGTACGGCATTCCCGGACCTCTGCCATTTGTCGACAGCCTTCATCCAATGCCACAATTTGGCGACAGTACCGCAACCTCCCTTTTTGACCGGGAAATAGATCACTCGCTAATGGGGAATTTAGGTGCCGATTTGCAGGTTACTGACAACGTACGGTGGTACAGCAAGATTTTTGCAGACCGGAAGCATACTGTATTCAGCACTACTTACGGCGGGTGGTTGGGTGATACCATCAGCGAAAAATATGATTACCTGACTCACACGCTCGGCTTAAACACAATGCTGACAGTGCGCGCTGAGAAATTTGCTTTCGCGCTCGGTCTTGACGCCACTTATGATACCCTTCTCACGAATACTACTTCAACGCAGACCGGAGATACCGCCTGGCGTGCCAGTTCAAGCAACATAGGAGTGTGGACTGAACTGCAACTACACCTGACCGATGCGGTATCGGTTACGCCCAGCATCCGCTACGACCGCAATTCGGCTTTCGGCGATTTCTTGTCACCCGGGATCGGTATTTCCTATATGCCGAACGAAATACTCTGGCTCAAGTTCTCGGCGGGGAAAACGTATCGCGCACCGACCTTCAATGACCTATACTGGCCGCAATCCGGCAATCCCGACCTCGAACCAGAACACGGCTGGGCATATGAACTCCGTGCCGAGAGTTCGCCGCGACCAAATCTTTTTGCGGCAGCGTCTCTCTTCCTGCGCAGCGTGAAGGACCGGATCGCATGGTTGCCCGAGGCCAATAACTTATGGCAGCCGCAGAACGTAAATTTTCTGACGATAAGAGGTTTCGATCTGGAATTGAAGCATCAGATAGCCGATTTTGTCGAGCACAACCTTGAATTCACTTACTTGAATGCACGCCAGAAGAACGATGAGATCGTGTATGATTATTATGACTGGGTAGCAGATACTTCACTGACGATTTCCGAAGAGATCGAACGGTCAGCTGCCTTCACACCAGAGTACAGCGTGTCCTCAACGTTCAGTTTTACATTGCCAGGGGACTTCGGGCTCAGTATTTCGGGTCAGTATGCTTCACGTCGGATCAATTATTATGCAAATTATGATGATTATCCGGCTGTGTACATGGATATGAAGACACTTGATGATTATTTGGTCGTCAATGCTGCGATCAGCAAAAAAATATTCAAAAATACTCGGCTGACTGTTGGTGTAAAAAATATGTTCAACAAAGAGTATTCGCTGCAATTTGGCAATGCAGTAGAAGACCGCGATTATCCTATGCCAGGGAGAGTTTATTTTGCTCAATTTAACGTAAAATATTGA
- a CDS encoding YIP1 family protein, protein MGILDIYFAPGKVFTALKEKTKWVLPLVIVLVIVALTAVLTVNLAREEITMRQEEVMRERGMTEEQMEQARQFTSGPVAVISGALSAALFTVILLLVFTVVTNLFVPLFGGESGFKKIFSVICFSSLVVVPSAILKLIMIAITKSPYVTTSLALLAPALGRDSFTYQLLAGFDFFIIWEMILVGMGISITNGIAKKNAYVLVFVIWLVSIFVGIGLGQIFGRGM, encoded by the coding sequence ATGGGCATATTGGATATATACTTTGCTCCGGGCAAGGTATTCACTGCATTGAAAGAAAAAACCAAGTGGGTTCTGCCGTTAGTGATCGTTCTAGTGATCGTAGCGCTGACTGCTGTACTGACCGTGAATCTCGCACGGGAAGAAATAACGATGCGTCAGGAAGAGGTGATGAGAGAAAGAGGCATGACCGAGGAACAAATGGAACAGGCGAGACAGTTCACTTCGGGCCCGGTTGCCGTAATTTCGGGCGCCCTCAGTGCCGCGCTTTTTACCGTTATCCTATTGCTTGTTTTTACCGTCGTGACCAATCTCTTCGTGCCCCTTTTCGGCGGCGAGAGCGGGTTCAAGAAGATATTTTCGGTCATATGCTTTTCATCATTGGTGGTCGTACCCTCAGCGATCCTGAAACTGATCATGATCGCGATTACGAAATCGCCATACGTAACGACATCCCTTGCACTTCTCGCTCCGGCCCTTGGGAGGGACTCGTTCACCTACCAATTGCTCGCCGGGTTTGACTTCTTCATTATCTGGGAGATGATATTGGTCGGCATGGGCATCAGTATCACCAATGGTATCGCCAAGAAAAACGCCTACGTGCTCGTCTTTGTGATCTGGTTGGTGTCGATATTTGTCGGGATCGGACTCGGACAGATATTCGGCCGAGGGATGTAG
- the recJ gene encoding single-stranded-DNA-specific exonuclease RecJ, producing MTKWQPKNNNAEATALQIRGKSVPRAIVQILQNRGYHTPQAIEKFFAPSLSDLHDPFLLQDMEKAVTRIMRAVDNKEKVLIHGDYDTDGITATALMVRNLTKLGLRIQHYIPHRLEEGYGLSSSGINHAIEERCTLIITVDCGSGALNEIAYANEHKIDVIVCDHHQPKDRLPDALALINPKLPGSNYPFKELAGVGVAFKLLAALQQKMGRPMEELHGDLDLVALGTVVDVVPLIDENRVLVKYGMKRILHSRKKGIQALLKETGISKELNSYHLSFIIGPRINACGRLHDAKLALELLLTEDMSHALKLAHGLTVDNEERKKIQDETYANAISIMKDTKRDKDRIIVLANDDWHEGVLGIVASRIASEHFRPTIILTLKQETAKGSARSIPGFDITGAIGTCSELLVKYGGHAQAAGLELKQDNLERFRTCINENAQNFDSSVFEKQSYYDIKLGLDEITNELVYFLKYFEPTGIANPQPVFLGEDLEVVGVPRVIGTNHLKIALRQGKKAFPAIAFERAEEILGIEIGKTRVNCLYSLAEDSYLGKRKTSLKIKDLEKIVS from the coding sequence ATGACCAAATGGCAACCTAAGAATAATAATGCAGAGGCAACCGCCCTGCAGATCAGAGGCAAAAGCGTGCCGCGAGCAATAGTCCAGATCCTTCAGAACCGCGGTTACCACACTCCACAGGCAATAGAGAAATTCTTTGCACCATCTCTTTCTGACCTTCACGATCCTTTCTTGCTGCAAGACATGGAAAAAGCGGTCACACGCATCATGCGTGCAGTAGATAACAAAGAAAAAGTGCTGATCCACGGCGATTATGATACCGATGGGATAACCGCAACTGCTCTGATGGTCAGGAATCTAACAAAATTGGGTTTACGCATCCAGCACTACATCCCCCACCGCCTGGAGGAAGGTTATGGCTTATCTTCAAGTGGTATCAACCATGCCATAGAAGAAAGGTGCACATTGATCATCACCGTCGACTGCGGCAGCGGCGCACTCAATGAAATCGCATATGCAAACGAGCACAAGATCGATGTCATTGTCTGCGACCACCATCAACCGAAGGACCGCTTGCCTGATGCACTGGCTCTCATAAACCCCAAACTTCCGGGCAGTAATTATCCTTTCAAGGAACTGGCAGGAGTCGGCGTCGCCTTCAAACTCCTGGCCGCGCTCCAACAAAAAATGGGCAGGCCAATGGAAGAATTACATGGCGACCTGGACCTTGTCGCGCTGGGAACTGTGGTAGACGTCGTTCCCCTGATTGATGAAAACCGGGTTCTCGTGAAATACGGCATGAAAAGAATCCTGCACAGCCGGAAAAAAGGCATCCAGGCGTTATTGAAAGAAACGGGCATAAGCAAAGAATTGAATTCATACCATCTCAGTTTCATAATCGGCCCCCGCATAAATGCCTGCGGCCGGCTGCACGATGCAAAACTCGCTCTTGAGCTTCTGCTCACCGAAGACATGTCCCATGCGCTGAAGTTAGCGCACGGTCTCACGGTCGATAACGAGGAAAGAAAAAAAATCCAGGATGAAACGTATGCAAATGCCATTTCGATCATGAAAGACACAAAGCGAGACAAGGACCGTATCATAGTGCTGGCTAATGATGATTGGCATGAAGGCGTGCTCGGTATCGTTGCATCAAGAATCGCCTCCGAGCATTTCCGCCCGACCATAATATTGACCCTGAAACAGGAAACGGCAAAAGGTTCGGCGCGCTCTATTCCGGGTTTCGATATCACCGGCGCAATCGGGACTTGCTCTGAACTGCTTGTAAAGTACGGCGGACACGCTCAAGCTGCCGGGTTGGAATTGAAGCAGGATAATCTTGAACGCTTCAGAACCTGCATCAACGAGAATGCGCAGAATTTCGACAGTTCGGTTTTCGAAAAGCAGAGTTATTATGACATCAAGCTCGGGTTGGATGAAATAACAAACGAACTGGTGTATTTCCTCAAATACTTTGAGCCGACCGGTATTGCCAACCCGCAGCCGGTTTTCCTTGGTGAAGATCTCGAGGTCGTCGGCGTACCGCGGGTGATCGGCACGAACCATTTGAAGATCGCCTTACGCCAGGGGAAAAAAGCATTTCCCGCCATCGCTTTCGAACGGGCTGAGGAAATTCTCGGTATCGAGATCGGCAAAACAAGGGTCAATTGTCTTTACTCACTAGCCGAGGATTCTTACCTCGGCAAGAGAAAGACAAGCCTGAAGATAAAGGACCTGGAGAAGATAGTGTCATGA
- a CDS encoding ABC transporter permease, giving the protein MNDFLIKISLSLQTFKTHRLRSFLTALGIIIGVSTVIAILSLIEGLNRSVAEQIQSIGSDLVFLSKSPMVMAGPQNIEEIANRPDLTPDDAEAISQLPSVDIAIPEISQQLTKLSYRDKELASVRIIGSTENFSKVNNRFVESGRDFTRDDVTHRRSVCVIGSYVAKNIFPEGSPVGKELNVRGHRLKIIGVFREKGAFLGQSMDNMLVMPYTFFEKIFPQGESVIERAFFGYSVDIKPKSGQSEKTIDEVRELMRRRHGLSFDKKDDFELGTQQMLMEIYQNITRVGFIAIVAIAAISLVVGGIGIMNIMLVSVAERTREIGIRKAVGASNQNILSQFLVESVFLALIGGVIGIIFGLILAWLISVVSPLKASVSPWMVMLGFGFSAAVGIFFGIYPARRAAGLNPIEALRYE; this is encoded by the coding sequence ATGAATGACTTTTTGATCAAAATATCCCTCTCTTTACAGACCTTCAAGACCCACCGCCTGCGTTCTTTTCTCACGGCGCTTGGCATCATAATCGGTGTCAGCACGGTGATCGCGATCCTTTCACTGATCGAAGGACTTAACCGCTCGGTCGCCGAACAGATCCAGTCGATCGGATCGGACCTGGTTTTCCTGAGCAAATCACCAATGGTCATGGCCGGGCCACAGAACATTGAGGAGATCGCCAATCGTCCCGATCTTACACCCGACGATGCTGAGGCTATCAGTCAACTGCCATCGGTTGATATAGCAATCCCTGAAATATCTCAGCAGCTGACAAAGCTCAGTTACAGAGACAAGGAACTTGCTTCAGTACGTATCATTGGTTCAACCGAAAATTTTTCAAAGGTGAACAACCGTTTTGTCGAAAGCGGGCGTGACTTCACTCGCGATGACGTCACGCATCGCCGCAGTGTTTGTGTAATAGGATCATACGTTGCCAAAAATATTTTCCCCGAAGGCTCACCCGTAGGCAAAGAATTGAACGTTCGCGGCCACCGGTTGAAAATAATCGGCGTATTCAGAGAAAAGGGCGCGTTTCTGGGCCAAAGCATGGACAACATGCTGGTGATGCCTTATACGTTCTTTGAAAAAATATTCCCACAAGGTGAGTCGGTAATCGAACGTGCCTTTTTTGGATATTCAGTGGACATCAAGCCAAAATCAGGTCAGTCCGAGAAAACCATAGATGAAGTGAGAGAACTAATGCGTCGAAGGCACGGACTTTCATTCGACAAAAAGGATGATTTCGAATTGGGCACCCAGCAGATGTTAATGGAGATATATCAAAATATCACCCGCGTGGGGTTCATCGCAATTGTGGCGATCGCGGCGATCTCTCTTGTGGTCGGCGGCATTGGGATCATGAATATAATGCTCGTTTCCGTTGCCGAGCGAACCCGGGAAATCGGCATACGAAAAGCGGTCGGCGCATCGAACCAGAACATTCTTTCACAATTCCTGGTTGAATCTGTGTTCCTCGCCCTCATTGGCGGGGTCATTGGTATTATTTTCGGGCTGATCCTTGCCTGGCTTATTTCAGTTGTATCTCCGCTCAAGGCTTCGGTATCGCCCTGGATGGTCATGCTCGGATTCGGGTTTTCTGCTGCGGTGGGAATTTTCTTTGGAATTTACCCGGCACGGCGTGCTGCCGGCCTGAACCCGATAGAAGCACTGCGGTACGAATAA
- a CDS encoding efflux RND transporter periplasmic adaptor subunit: MKRKRLLIIIGAIVVVVIIIVLNLNQGDSGEKVNVSLVKRGNITSVVTASGELKAKAQIDISAETIARVKRIIYREGDHVKKGDLLIELDDVQASATRGLALANLEQAEQDLQRAEKLIEQNLISRESFERVELSHKTAKASYEQALDAYRKTRIYSPISGKIMKVNVEEGETAVMGALNYGGTVMMTVADMSQMIAVVKIDETDVPDVRVGEHAEVIADALPDSAYNGTVVRVGLMPIQSQLSTDEVTDFEVEIELHAVSSLLRPGMNVKSDIITSEKKDALKIPIQASGKREIDDELVETVFLIENGKAVLKEIVPGVSSDEETEIISGIEEGDTVIIGPYRVLSRLKDGQKVSFTGLESDTLSSNSGVGPRRLVRTIRGRS; this comes from the coding sequence ATGAAGAGAAAGAGATTACTGATAATTATCGGCGCCATTGTGGTTGTCGTAATAATTATTGTGTTGAATCTAAACCAGGGAGATTCGGGGGAAAAAGTTAACGTGAGCCTGGTCAAGCGGGGCAACATAACGTCAGTTGTTACGGCCTCGGGTGAACTCAAGGCAAAGGCGCAGATCGACATATCGGCCGAAACGATCGCGCGGGTGAAGAGAATAATTTATCGAGAGGGTGATCATGTTAAGAAGGGTGATTTGCTGATCGAACTCGATGATGTCCAGGCTAGTGCAACGCGCGGTCTGGCGCTCGCCAATCTGGAGCAGGCAGAGCAGGATCTTCAAAGAGCCGAGAAATTGATCGAACAAAATTTGATTTCAAGAGAGAGTTTCGAGCGGGTGGAGTTGAGCCACAAAACGGCAAAGGCTTCTTACGAACAAGCATTGGATGCTTATCGCAAGACCAGGATATACTCACCAATTTCCGGTAAGATAATGAAGGTAAACGTGGAGGAAGGTGAGACAGCGGTCATGGGCGCTCTCAATTATGGCGGAACGGTGATGATGACTGTTGCCGATATGTCCCAGATGATTGCCGTTGTCAAAATAGACGAAACCGATGTTCCGGATGTAAGGGTCGGCGAGCATGCAGAGGTGATTGCCGATGCTTTGCCTGATTCAGCCTACAATGGTACGGTCGTTAGGGTTGGTCTCATGCCTATCCAGAGCCAACTCAGCACTGATGAAGTAACCGATTTTGAGGTAGAGATCGAACTCCATGCGGTCTCTTCGCTTTTGAGACCGGGGATGAATGTCAAGTCTGACATCATAACGAGCGAGAAAAAAGATGCCTTGAAGATCCCTATCCAAGCTTCGGGCAAGCGGGAGATCGATGATGAGCTGGTGGAGACCGTTTTTCTAATCGAGAACGGCAAAGCGGTTCTGAAGGAAATCGTGCCGGGTGTGTCGAGCGATGAAGAAACTGAAATCATCTCGGGCATTGAGGAAGGCGATACGGTGATCATCGGTCCCTATCGCGTACTGAGCAGACTGAAAGACGGACAAAAGGTGAGTTTCACCGGTTTGGAGTCTGATACCCTGTCTTCAAACAGCGGCGTTGGGCCCAGAAGATTAGTGAGGACGATTCGCGGACGCTCCTGA
- a CDS encoding TolC family protein, translating to MIILALFLQVDSLSVSQAIDIAFENSPIYHESRAALDKSRIQFYQSLANLLPTISVTGTYTKSEFESITSSDYTGAMSINMPLFDLDIISSVLVARGELGGNNIQHQVDISNLILRIKTAYYNLINAFELLSSSEITIERAQENLNLVQAKYELGSASRLELLQGEVFYLNAQQDRSRARTLEISAQEELRSILGTAGYIYPTDTLAAPELTDMPDLDSLTEILRAVNYEVRIARQLKDLSKINLISSYLAFLPRISLFYGYNVTSDSFLFDFQYYRDNAVKNYGISVSFPIFEIKNLVFRYLNAKNDLRRSEFAELRAELETEKQLRTTYYLISESFDKLQYAKKSLDAANEAAVISRERYALGVTSFLDFLTAEKSVYDARVSYSSALSDYYVQQATFSYLLGTLALDKEQ from the coding sequence ATGATTATCTTAGCACTATTCTTGCAGGTCGATTCACTGTCGGTGTCGCAGGCAATCGATATTGCTTTCGAGAACAGCCCGATCTACCACGAGTCACGTGCTGCTCTTGATAAATCTCGCATTCAATTCTACCAGAGTCTTGCGAATCTCCTTCCAACCATCAGTGTCACTGGCACATATACAAAGAGCGAGTTTGAAAGCATCACGAGTAGTGATTATACCGGCGCGATGAGCATTAATATGCCCTTGTTCGACCTTGATATAATAAGTTCAGTTCTCGTTGCGCGTGGCGAACTGGGTGGTAATAACATACAGCACCAGGTTGATATATCCAACCTCATCCTCCGGATAAAAACAGCATACTACAATCTGATCAACGCTTTCGAACTGTTGAGCTCTTCGGAGATAACGATCGAGAGGGCGCAGGAGAATCTGAATCTGGTCCAGGCAAAGTACGAGCTGGGTTCTGCATCAAGGCTCGAGCTGCTGCAGGGTGAGGTGTTTTATCTCAATGCTCAGCAGGACAGGTCGAGGGCAAGAACACTGGAGATATCGGCACAGGAAGAGCTCAGGTCGATATTGGGCACGGCTGGATATATTTACCCGACCGACACGCTTGCTGCTCCGGAATTGACCGATATGCCCGACCTGGATTCCTTGACGGAAATTCTACGTGCGGTGAACTACGAAGTGCGTATCGCCAGGCAACTGAAGGACCTTTCGAAGATCAATCTTATTTCTTCTTACCTCGCATTCTTACCCCGTATCTCTCTTTTTTACGGCTACAATGTTACCAGTGATTCATTCCTATTTGATTTCCAATATTACAGAGATAATGCGGTGAAGAATTACGGGATCAGTGTGAGTTTCCCGATATTCGAGATCAAAAATCTGGTGTTCAGATATTTGAATGCTAAGAATGATTTGAGACGCAGCGAATTTGCCGAGCTCAGGGCAGAGTTGGAAACCGAGAAGCAGCTGCGCACGACATACTACTTAATAAGTGAGTCGTTTGATAAACTGCAGTACGCCAAAAAGAGTCTCGATGCGGCAAATGAAGCTGCGGTTATTTCCCGTGAGCGTTACGCATTGGGAGTTACGTCATTTCTGGATTTCTTGACTGCCGAGAAATCCGTCTACGATGCGCGTGTTTCGTATTCCTCAGCGCTGAGCGATTACTACGTGCAGCAGGCAACATTTTCTTACTTACTGGGTACGTTAGCACTCGATAAGGAGCAGTGA
- a CDS encoding DUF554 domain-containing protein — protein sequence MIGTIVNTVLVIVGSLLGLLLRKGIPENFSRMIMVGLGLFTCVLGVKMGIQMERPLVVVLSLILGGVCGELLHVEEFLEGIGERLKRLVKNQGETSFAQGFVFASLLFCVGPMTILGSIQAGLQNKPELLFVKSLMDGVSSVILASAMGLGVIFSAVTVLVIQGGLTLLAQQFSFLTDPVYLNDFTGVGGIMIFAIGLKLLAVKTIKVGNLLPGLVIVIILTFIAGLI from the coding sequence ATGATCGGGACGATCGTAAATACGGTACTCGTCATTGTGGGCAGTCTCCTGGGGTTGCTCCTGCGAAAGGGTATCCCTGAAAATTTCAGCAGGATGATCATGGTCGGGCTAGGCCTCTTCACCTGCGTGTTGGGTGTGAAGATGGGTATCCAGATGGAACGGCCGCTCGTTGTCGTCTTGAGCCTGATACTTGGTGGTGTGTGCGGTGAACTATTACATGTCGAGGAATTCCTCGAGGGCATCGGCGAGAGACTGAAGCGGCTGGTCAAGAACCAGGGGGAAACATCATTTGCTCAGGGTTTTGTTTTTGCCAGCCTGCTTTTCTGTGTCGGTCCCATGACCATACTCGGGTCGATCCAGGCCGGGCTTCAGAACAAACCTGAATTGCTTTTTGTCAAATCACTGATGGATGGCGTGTCGTCGGTCATCCTCGCCTCGGCAATGGGTCTTGGCGTCATCTTCTCGGCAGTTACCGTGCTCGTGATCCAGGGCGGCCTGACATTGCTCGCCCAGCAGTTCAGTTTTCTTACCGACCCGGTCTACCTCAACGATTTTACCGGTGTCGGCGGCATCATGATCTTTGCCATCGGGCTTAAGCTGCTTGCTGTCAAAACCATCAAAGTCGGCAATCTACTGCCGGGTCTGGTTATTGTAATAATCCTCACTTTTATTGCTGGATTGATTTAG
- a CDS encoding helix-turn-helix domain-containing protein, whose amino-acid sequence MDGICNICTDKMRNEKRRVPEIDYRSSRICRVLGNPTAYQIVKLLMRGGCTPSAIAVKLKLSVTTVSTVLRHLREIDLVRYENLREGKVYFIKDNKIAQVLGQLELLVKRLRSREY is encoded by the coding sequence ATGGATGGAATTTGTAATATATGTACAGACAAGATGAGAAACGAAAAGAGAAGAGTACCCGAAATCGATTACCGGAGTTCGCGTATCTGCAGGGTGCTGGGTAATCCCACAGCGTACCAGATTGTCAAGCTTCTGATGCGGGGCGGTTGTACTCCATCGGCCATAGCCGTGAAGCTGAAGCTTTCAGTCACTACGGTCAGCACGGTCTTGAGGCACCTAAGGGAGATCGATCTGGTTCGTTATGAGAATCTCCGCGAGGGTAAGGTCTATTTCATAAAGGACAATAAGATAGCGCAGGTCCTTGGTCAGCTAGAGCTTCTGGTCAAGCGCCTCAGAAGCCGTGAATACTGA
- a CDS encoding ABC transporter ATP-binding protein, whose protein sequence is MCRALDIRKTYWRGKVSVDALRGVTIDIKTNDYISIMGASGSGKSTLIHILSCLDTPTSGEYFLEDKLVSSYTDLELAKVRNTFFGFVFQSFSLLPRLTATENVALPLIYSAVNKKERVIKARKILENIGLGDRMNHRPNEMSGGECQRVAIARALINDPKVIFADEPTGNLDSKTGAEIMEIFDRLVEEGNTVVMVTHDSNVASHAKKIVRLKDGMIEDE, encoded by the coding sequence ATCTGCCGGGCACTCGACATCCGTAAGACATACTGGCGTGGGAAGGTGTCAGTGGATGCTTTACGCGGTGTGACCATCGATATAAAGACCAATGATTACATATCGATCATGGGTGCTTCCGGCTCTGGCAAGTCCACTCTGATACACATTCTGAGCTGTCTCGATACGCCAACATCTGGGGAATACTTTCTTGAGGACAAGCTTGTATCCAGCTACACAGACCTGGAACTGGCAAAGGTGAGAAACACTTTTTTTGGTTTTGTCTTTCAGAGTTTCAGTCTACTGCCCAGGCTAACGGCGACCGAAAATGTAGCATTGCCGCTTATCTACTCCGCGGTCAACAAAAAAGAGCGTGTCATTAAGGCTCGCAAGATCTTGGAGAATATCGGGCTGGGCGATCGAATGAACCACCGGCCGAATGAAATGTCGGGCGGTGAATGTCAGCGTGTTGCTATTGCCAGAGCGTTGATAAACGATCCTAAGGTCATCTTTGCCGATGAGCCGACCGGTAATCTCGATTCGAAGACAGGCGCGGAGATCATGGAGATTTTCGATAGACTTGTTGAGGAAGGCAATACTGTAGTTATGGTTACACACGATTCAAATGTTGCCTCGCACGCCAAGAAAATAGTTCGGCTGAAAGACGGGATGATTGAAGATGAATGA
- a CDS encoding polyphenol oxidase family protein, with protein sequence MNWHMSTRGQIRYFQFSLGKASAIYSIKNGQDDLIRHFEPVFLKQIHSNIIVDIDVQAERTGDGLISAGKRNIGVKIADCLPVYLFTPEKTCLIHCGWRGIIGGIAKEAGSLLKEFHYVLGASIGSCCYEVKQDVVDQFIQSHPKALRQCNNRYYLDLKAAVINDLGSRNLLGSLDFCTKCHPEYFYSHRRGDRERNYAVITNNQTID encoded by the coding sequence ATGAACTGGCACATGTCTACACGTGGACAGATCCGCTATTTTCAATTTTCGTTGGGGAAAGCTTCAGCAATATATTCGATAAAGAACGGTCAGGACGATCTCATTCGTCACTTTGAACCGGTTTTCTTGAAACAAATCCACTCCAATATCATCGTCGACATTGATGTGCAAGCAGAGCGAACGGGAGACGGTTTAATCAGCGCAGGAAAACGAAATATCGGCGTGAAGATCGCCGACTGTCTACCCGTTTACCTCTTCACGCCAGAGAAAACATGTCTTATCCACTGCGGGTGGCGTGGTATTATTGGCGGCATAGCCAAGGAAGCTGGCAGTTTGCTAAAGGAATTCCATTACGTGCTTGGAGCATCGATAGGATCATGCTGCTACGAAGTTAAGCAGGACGTTGTTGACCAATTTATTCAGAGTCACCCAAAAGCCTTGCGGCAGTGTAATAACCGATACTATCTCGACTTGAAGGCGGCGGTTATCAACGATCTTGGCTCCAGGAATCTACTGGGTTCACTTGATTTCTGCACAAAATGCCACCCTGAATATTTCTATTCACACCGACGCGGCGATCGTGAACGTAACTACGCGGTTATTACAAACAACCAGACAATAGATTGA